TTTTGTCAATCATGGGACAGGACTGATTTTTTTGCAAGATGAACTTGAAATGCAGTGTTTGCTGAGATCATTTTAACTTCTCTTCACCCAAATGAACCTCCTTTTTGAGGACTTCAACTGTCTGAGGTCCAAAATTAATTTGAGTTATATTGGTCGGAGATTCTTACTAAATTGTAGTTGTATTGGATGACCGATTACAAAAAGGTAAAAATTTTCTTTTCTTTTGGGCTTTCACGCACTGTACAACTTTAAATTACGCAATTATTGTACCACCTTGAAACAGCTGGTGCTTGATACAGAATGGGCACACGTGTATTTTCTCAGTTGTAAACAAAAAGCCCCCGAAAACTTTGACCGCTTCGGGGGCTTTACTTTTTCAAGTGAGAATATTTATTCTTCTGTTTCTTTTTCGATAAATATTCGATTTTATCCTCACATGGGTAGTTCAGAGACACCTTAGTTGAGTAAAAACCAACCATGTGGTGGAAAATAATACAAAATTGAAATAAATTTCTTCGACTGATAGGATGAGAAAAAATGGTATAGAATTTGCTATTTGTTTCATTCCCGAAACCTTAGTCAATAATCTCAAAAATCTATTGGAGAAAACCTATGAAATTGCATCTTTGGAAATCTTCTCTATTAATCATCACAGCCCTTATTTTTAGTATTTTCTTGAGCTGTACAGAAGACAGTGTAACTGAACCAGGTGATGCGGAAGGAACAATCCTTATTCGCCTTACTGACGCTCCGTTTCCAATCGATTTGATAGACGAGGCCAATGTCATTATCACCAAAATCGAAATACGACGAGCGACAGAGGATGCTGGTAGACCGTTTATCACTCTATCAGAAGATACCGTAAAGTTTAATTTGTTAGAGTTACAAAACGATGTGACCGAAGATTTAGTCGAGATAGACATTCCTATTGGAAGTTACAATCTGGTTCGATTATACGTATCGGAGGCCAACATTCTCTTAAAGGATGGTTCTGAATTTGTAATGAAAGTTCCAAGTGGTGCTCAGACAGGAATTAAAATCTTCATTGAGCCGGCTATTGAAGTTGTAGGTGGACTCACTTCCGAACTCTTGTTGGATTTCGATGTCAGTAAATCCTTCGAAGTTCAAGGTAATCCAAATACCCCCGCAGGCATTAAGGGATTTCATTTCAAACCAGTTATCAGAGCAGTAAATATGTCCACTGCCGGAAGAATTACTGGCGTTGTTACGGATAATGCCTCGACCGTACTCGAAAATGCAGCGGTTTGGGTGGAACAGGATTCAGTGGTTTCAACGACTTTTACAGGCACCAATGGGTATTACGCATTGATTGGTGTCCTCACAGGCAACTATTCTGTATATACGACGAAGGCCGACCACGATACAGTATCCGCATCCGGATTAGAAGTAGTTGCCGGAAATGAAACTCAACAAGATTTCGAGTTGACGCCTAAGCAGTAACAATCTTTCCTAATGTGAGGGTGATTACGTCAACATCACCCTCTCAATATCTCGCTTCATAAGCAATTAGTATTATTCTCATCTGATGCCTTAAAAATAAATACCGTCCGAACAAGTGGGGACAACGGCACTTTATTTCGGACGGTAGATAAAATGTTACAGTGTTGTAAATTATTTACCACCCACTTATCTAAAGTGAAGAAACAAACCCATCACACGTGATCTTCGCTCTGTGGGTAGGGGACGGTCACCATCAAAACCAGCCTCTACCTTTACCAGCCTTCACCATTCATTACCCCAATCACTGGTCGAGACAATTCATACCTTTACAGCCTTCATTGACAGACATTAAACAGTCAACCAGCCTCCAATAAGTGAACCATAATCAAGGTGTTAAAGTATAATTGATAAGGCTGTATATGTCTATCAGCATGAAATCTGTATTGGAAGGCTATTGGAAGTCCATGTAAAATAATAGAGAAAGGTTATATATGAAATTTAATGTTAAAATATGTCCTGTTTGTGGACAAGTGTGGGAACAAGGTGGTCATAATAATACTCAAACAGTTTATCATGGAACTGATTGGCCAATGAAATCATATTTACCAAAGGAAACATGTTCTGGTTGTAGTTCACATTTTGTATCGACGAAATCCGTTCGTGAGGGAATCAGTAGCCCTTAACCTAAAGGCTCTTGATCTCAATAAACGGTCAGTGGCGGTTAATCTGATGAGGAATAGCATGTCGGCAAAACGAAGTGTAATGAAGGGAAGAGACTTTGATACGTTTGATACGATTCTTTATTCTGCTTTCATAGCAGTCGATATCGCTACAATAGTCGCAATCGTAGTGTTATTTTGTTAGGATTTCAACAAGCTTTCAAAGGCTCTTAAAAAAGCAATGGAAATATCTCCACCAAAAAAGAACAAAGCAACCAAAAAATGATTCTTCCCGATATATTTTCCGATCCGGATTTCGGCAAAACACCCGACCAAATTAATGCCGAAAAGTTCTATCATAACGTAGTCTATCAATTCAATCGCCTCGCCAATTCATTCTTTCAATTGAAAAGAAAATTGACGAAAAACAAAAAGAAATTGTAAGCACTTTTCAGCCTTCCATTTAAATCTTCAATTAGGTTTTTTATTTCCAATGACATTTTTTTTAAGTTTGTCCGAAAATCGATTCTGAGGCATTTATTATTTCCGAAAATCTTACAGTCCTTATCTGACGATGGCCTGTATTGAGATTCTCACAAGGGGTCAGATATTCTTGTAGTTCGTTAAATTTCCTTGACACCCAATGGAAAAATTGTAATCTTGCGGTGTTATTTGGGAAACTATAGACTACTTGTTATACCAAAATACAACTAAACTGGATTTGATAGGCTATCGGATTAATGCAACTAAAAAAAATAATTGAAGAAAATGATACGACTGCCGGAAAGACATTCGATTTCTTTATACAATTCCTAATCGTTTTATCACTCGTCTCGTTTTCAATCGAAACTCTCCCAGACCTCAGTGTAAATACAAAAATAATATTAAATATAGCTGAAGTAATCACTGTTGCTATTTTCACGATAGAATATTTACTACGTTTAATTGTTGCCGATAAAAAACTGAAAGTTATATTTAGTTTTTATGGACTTATTGACCTAATTGCAATACTTCCGTTTTATATCGCTCGGGGCATCGATTTACGTTCCATTCGAATATTCAGATTATTTAGATTGTTTCGTGCATTCAAAGTATTCAGATACAGCAATGCAATTCAGAAATTCAAAAGTGCATTTTTGTCAGTAAAGGAAGAGATGATTCTATTTTTGGTTGCAACATTATTTCTGTTATTTATTGCATCTGTCGGTATTTACTATTTTGAAAATCCAGCTCAACCAGAACAATTCAAATCGATTTTTCACTGCCTTTGGTGGGCAGTTGTAACTTTAACCACCGTTGGGTATGGCGATATGTTTCCAATTACTGCTGGCGGTAAGATTTTCACTTCATTATAGCGATTATTAGCATAGGAATCATTGCTGTCCCTACTGGTTTGTTAGCGTCAGCATTGACCAAAACTATTAAAGAAGATGAACAAGATAGATAAGAAATAAAAAACCGTATGTCCGAAAAATCGATTCTGAGCCATTATTATTTCCGAAATCTTACAGTCCTTATCTGACTGTAGCCTGTAATTAGGATTTTATGGAAAAAGATATTCGAAAACTGCTTGA
Above is a genomic segment from candidate division KSB1 bacterium containing:
- a CDS encoding DUF4382 domain-containing protein, with product MKLHLWKSSLLIITALIFSIFLSCTEDSVTEPGDAEGTILIRLTDAPFPIDLIDEANVIITKIEIRRATEDAGRPFITLSEDTVKFNLLELQNDVTEDLVEIDIPIGSYNLVRLYVSEANILLKDGSEFVMKVPSGAQTGIKIFIEPAIEVVGGLTSELLLDFDVSKSFEVQGNPNTPAGIKGFHFKPVIRAVNMSTAGRITGVVTDNASTVLENAAVWVEQDSVVSTTFTGTNGYYALIGVLTGNYSVYTTKADHDTVSASGLEVVAGNETQQDFELTPKQ